In a genomic window of Periophthalmus magnuspinnatus isolate fPerMag1 chromosome 3, fPerMag1.2.pri, whole genome shotgun sequence:
- the LOC117393814 gene encoding immunoglobulin superfamily containing leucine-rich repeat protein 2-like, with protein MPPPVCGAHVAIRLPKKKHKKRGCTLVVRGRFYAVVVAAEGARSPGRPFTAPTGESWKCEPTARSVPCGRGGVALVPEVAAPVSGGGSTFDPVKDLQTSGAAGTRAGSRSESEAVWKSAESGQTDADSPVQSAALRGQRAERAAGAGTTPNPLVHAPAASSGSHGHAHGGVGGALVRFKMSATRLSFLLLCLSSILSSSSSACPHRCDCFDRSSRHVIDCSSKGLTEIPRFLPANVTTVSLTANQIGSIPAHSFKNSKLVASLWMMRNRIVYIENGAISNLIYLRNLDLGHNRLKDFPWNDLQNLTSLQLLRLDNNELKSIPQNAFSNLKHLSSLRLNNNKFTTIFKGTFDGLVALSFLQLYSNPFACTCYMYWLKHWILNSNIDIPDQDLITCATPNNVENESLVNLTDSNCVRPIVTINIENEDQNERFYEGSLLVLTCEYSGNPQPTVKWRINSKKELALKLTENNSAKMLDNSLKVYNNGTLVISNLKKEDSGVYSCFAVNEAGQDEKSVVIEILAEHEVTIANDAKATQSTIQATHSSLDFDSKEATESQSNVLEKAISKCNLSPDTTYVSRFVSNASFDDVKQYSFDFGVLALAVTETEAVVRLNSMLTPLDPKESSEEEDLNGIFLCLSSDQKAVQWTHLEDGISTYYFANLRPNTNYSLCLTLKGKECDVQVHFTTRKRIPNLIIIISVSICLLTVSTVPLLGATCYHLIYKYRSQTYRMYLKARGQCRVEKATFRAQTESEKDLSEGLAEDEMTDIGEKDTEESILADSTSVDKLTNECEVESEYSDRLPLGAEADNITE; from the exons ATGCCCCCCCCTGTCTGCGGAGCTCACGTCGCTATCCGCCTCcccaagaaaaaacacaagaaacggGGATGTACCTTGGTTGTTCGGGGCCGTTTTTATGCGGTGGTGGTGGCCGCAGAAGGAGCGCGGAGCCCGGGTCGCCCTTTCACCGCACCGACGGGGGAATCCTGGAAGTGCGAGCCGACAGCGCGCTCGGTTCCATGCGGCCGTGGCGGTGTCGCTCTTGTGCCCGAGGTGGCTGCTCCTGTGTCGGGCGGGGGCAGCACCTTCGACCCGGTAAAGGACCTCCAGACCTCCGGAGCAGCGGGGACACGAGCGGGGAGCCGGAGTGAGAGCGAGGCCGTATGGAAGAGCGCGGAGAGCGGGCAGACAGACGCTGACAGCCCGGTGCAGAGTGCAGCGCTGCGGGgtcagagagcagagagagcagcagGCGCGGGCACAACCCCCAACCCCCTCGTGCACGCGCCCGCCGCCTCCTCCGGCTCACACGGGCACGCGCACGGGGGGGTTGGGGGGGCGCTCGTGC gatTCAAAATGTCCGCCACGAGATTGTCCTTCCTCTTGTTGTGCCTCTcgtccatcctctcctcctcctcttccgcCTGCCCACATCGCTGCGACTGTTTTGATAGAAGCTCCAGACACGTCATCGACTGTTCCTCCAAAGGCCTCACAGAAATCCCACGTTTTTTACCTGCAAATGTTACTACAGTTAGCCTCACCGCTAACCAGATTGGTTCCATACCTGCGCACAGCTTCAAGAACTCCAAGCTAGTCGCCTCATTGTGGATGATGAGGAATAGGATTGTTTACATCGAAAACGGAGCGATTTCTAACTTGATTTATTTACGAAATTTGGATTTAGGCCACAATAGATTAAAAGACTTTCCCTGGAATGATCTACAAAATCTTACATCTTTACAACTGCTAAGACTGGATAATAACGAACTAAAAAGCATACCGCAAAATGCTTTTTCAAATCTTAAACATCTCAGCTCCCTTCGGCTCAACAATAATAAGTTCACAACTATTTTTAAAGGGACATTTGACGGTTTAGTTGCTTTGTcatttttacaactttacagcaatccGTTCGCATGCACCTGCTatatgtactggcttaagcattGGATTTTGAACTCTAACATCGACATTCCAGACCAGGATTTGATCACGTGCGCAACTCCAAACAATGTAGAAAACGAATCACTTGTAAATTTGACTGATTCAAATTGTGTACGCCCAATTGTGacgataaatattgaaaatgagGATCAAAATGAGAGATTCTACGAAGGAAGTTTGCTAGTTTTGACTTGTGAATACAGCGGCAATCCTCAACCAACTGTGAAGTGGAGAATTAACAGTAAAAAAGAGTTAGCGCTGAAGCTAACAGAGAATAACTCAGCCAAAATGCTTGACAACTCCTTGAAAGTTTATAATAACGGTACACTTGTCATTTCAAATCTTAAAAAGGAAGATAGCGGTGTTTATAGTTGTTTTGCTGTGAATGAGGCTGGTCAGGATGAAAAATCTGTTGTAATCGAGATTTTAGCAGAACATGAAGTAACCATAGCTAATGATGCTAAAGCTACACAGTCCACAATCCAAGCAACACACTCTAGTTTGGATTTTGACTCCAAAGAAGCAACAGAAAGTCAATCAAATGTGTTAGAAAAAGCTATTAGCAAATGTAACTTGTCTCCGGATACAACATATGTTTCACGTTTTGTTTCTAATGCCAGTTTTGACGACGTGAAGCAATATTCATTCGACTTTGGtgttttagcattagcagtaacTGAAACAGAAGCTGTTGTAAGGCTAAACTCTATGCTAACGCCGCTAGATCCAAAAGAATCTAGCGAGGAAGAGGATTTGAATGGAATATTTTTATGTCTTAGCTCAGATCAAAAAGCAGTGCAGTGGACGCATTTAGAAGACGGAATTAGCACGTACTATTTTGCGAATTTGCGTCCCAATACAAACTATTCCCTTTGCTTAACGTTAAAAGGCAAAGAGTGCGATGTGCAAGTGCATTTTACGACTAGAAAACGCATCCCGaacttgataataataatttctgttAGCATCTGCTTGCTAACGGTGTCCACTGTCCCTTTACTGGGTGCTACGTGCTATCATTTGATCTACAAATACCGCAGTCAGACATACAGGATGTATCTGAAAGCCAGGGGGCAGTGTAGAGTGGAGAAGGCGACATTCAGAGCGCAAACAGAGTCAGAGAAGGATTTAAGCGAAGGTTTAGCAGAGGACGAGATGACGGACATCGGCGaaaaagacacagaggagagtatTCTAGCCGATTCGACATCCGTGGATAAACTGACAAATGAGTGCGAAGTGGAGTCGGAATACAGCGACCGCCTGCCGCTCGGAGCTGAGGCCGATAACATCACAGAATAA